The DNA sequence GCGCCAGCGGAGCCAGGCACAGCACGCTAATGAGCGCGACGAGTCCGATCGGAATATCGCGTTCGGTGCGCGGAAGTTCCGCGCGCTCCGCGGCGCCCATCGGACGCGATGCGGCGATCGCGGAGAGTACGCCGCCCCACACCGGCCGCGCGAGTCGTCCGAGCGTCCAGATAGCGGAAATGCCGATCGCGCCGGCGCCGATAAAGCGAACTTTCTGCGACCACACGGCGGTGGCGACTGCGGCTGCCGGACCCGCCGCCGGATGCATCGCCGTCAGAACCGGCGTCGCGATACCCCAAGCGATAACGAGCCCCACGAGAATAGCGATACCGACGGAGAGTCCGATCAAATACCCCGCACCGATGAGCGCCATCGAGAGCGCGACTCCCATGCCGGTCGCCGACGAACCGACGCGAAAATACGTGGCGACTTCGGCGGTAAAGACGCGCGCGGCGACGATGGCGGCAAAGAGTGCCGACACCACCGATGAAACCGTGAGCACGAGCAAGCCCGCTTTATTCTCGGCGAGATCGCGAGCGCCGGAACCGACTCTGAGAACCTCGGCGGCGGCCACGCCCTCGGGATACGGCAAATCCGATTGCGTCACCAGCGCGCGACGCAGCGGAACCGTGTACATCACGCCGAGGATTCCGCCGATCGCGCAAATGCCGAACGATTGCCAGAACGGGAAACCGCTCCACCAGCCGATCATCACCAGTCCCGGAAGAACGAAGATAATCGACGAAAGCGTGCCGGCCGCCGAAGCTACCGTTTGCACGATGTTATTCTCGTAGATGCTCGCGTTCTTAAATGCGCGCAGCACGGCCATCGAAATGACCGCTGCGGGAATCGACGACGCGAACGTCAACCCGACTTTCAGCCCGAGGTAGACGTTCGCCGCCGTAAAGATCAGCGTGATTGCGGCTCCGAGGATGAGACCGCGAATGGTCAGTTCGACCCGTCGATCGGCAGTCGCAGACGTCGGGCGAGCTTGCAAACCAAGTTCCATCGCGCCCTCTTTCGCCCGCCGCACGCCTTGTCATGCAGGGCCGGCGATCAGGTTCCCGAAGCGCCGCCGGTGTGAAAGACGTATTTCACGATGAAGCGGTTGAGCGTCTTGGGCGAGGCCGGCGTTCCGAAATCGAGGTAGAGTTCGTCCTGATTGCGGAAGCGCCGATGAAACGACACGGCAAGGTCCTTACCCGGAACCGCAAATCCGCCGTAGCCGTTGATCGCGCGGTATCCGATTGCGAGGCTCGCGTCTTTTCCGAACGAGCGCGTCAAAGAGATGCGCCGCAGCCATTGCGAGTCGAGCGTGTAGCCCGGTACGAATCCGAAGATATTCCCGGCCGGGATTCCGGCGAGCGCGCGCGCGAGCGTGCCGTCGTACTCGAGACTCACGCTGTAGACGCCGCGTCCCAGTTTCTGCGACGTGGATGCCGAGAGCTGTTGCACGA is a window from the Candidatus Baltobacteraceae bacterium genome containing:
- a CDS encoding oligopeptide transporter, OPT family, yielding MELGLQARPTSATADRRVELTIRGLILGAAITLIFTAANVYLGLKVGLTFASSIPAAVISMAVLRAFKNASIYENNIVQTVASAAGTLSSIIFVLPGLVMIGWWSGFPFWQSFGICAIGGILGVMYTVPLRRALVTQSDLPYPEGVAAAEVLRVGSGARDLAENKAGLLVLTVSSVVSALFAAIVAARVFTAEVATYFRVGSSATGMGVALSMALIGAGYLIGLSVGIAILVGLVIAWGIATPVLTAMHPAAGPAAAVATAVWSQKVRFIGAGAIGISAIWTLGRLARPVWGGVLSAIAASRPMGAAERAELPRTERDIPIGLVALISVLCLAPLALLLASFLSGGVLGSLIVPLVIGAIVYIVIAGFLVAAACGYMAGLIGSSNSPVSGLAILAVIGASLLLLVVVRHANAAAGHALVAYALFVTAVLVAVATIANDNLQDLKTGQLVDATPWRQQAALIVGVVVGAIVIPPILDLLNRAYGFAGAPVVHGSGAAVAQALPAPQATLISALAKGVIQGKIDWGLIGAGVIIGLFVILVDEALRRTGKFQLPPLAVGLGIYLPASTTGPVVIGAVLGWAYTRWVKNDANGDVAKRLGVLIASGLIVGESIFGVFLAALIVFTGKATPLAVVGDGFAVPATVLGVIAFVLANLGLFAWSRRLAR